TACCTCGAGAACCGGACGTTCCCACCTTCCGACGACTTCCGGGGCCGTGCGCTCGTCACCGACCGGGCCCTGCACCAGGAGGCCGACGCCGACTGGCTGTCGTTCTGGGACAGGCAGGCCCGCACGCTCGACTGGTTCGAACCGTGGTCGGAGGTCCTCGAATGGGACCTGCCGTTCTCGAAGTGGTTCGTCGGCGGGAAGCTGAACGTGGCCCACAACTGCCTCGACCGCCACGTGGCCGACGGCCTCGGGGACCGGGTGGCGTACTTCTGGGAGGGGGAGCCGGGGGACACCCGCACAATCACCTACGCCGAGCTGCTGCGCGAGGTGTGCCGCTTCGCCAACGTCCTCAAGTCGCTGGGCGTGCGGCGCGGGGACCGGGTGGCCGTCTACATGCCGATGATCCCGGAGCTGCCGGTGACGATGCTGGCGTGCGCCCGGATCGGGGCCGCCCACTCGGTCGTGTTCGGCGGGTTCTCGGCCGACGCCCTGCGCGGGCGGATCAACGACGCCGAGGCCAAGGTGGTCGTGACGGCCGACGGGGGGTTCCGGAGAGGGGCCGCTTCCCCCTTGAAGCCCAACGTGGACGTGGCGCTGGCCGAGACGCCCACCGTCGAGTCGGTCGTGGTGGTGTGCCGGACCCGGCAGGACGTGCAGATGGTCGACGGCCGCGACCACTGGTGGCACGACCTCATGGAGGCGCCCCCCGACGAGTGCCCGGCCGAGCCCCTCGACTCCGAGGAGCTGTTGTACCTCCTCTACACGTCGGGCACCACCGCCCGGCCCAAGGGCATCATGCACACGACGGGCGGATACCTCACCCACGTCAGCGTCACCCATCGCTACGTGTTCGACCTCCACCCCGAAGTCGACGTGTACTGGTGCGCCGCCGACATCGGATGGGTGACCGGCCACAGCTACATCGTCTACGGCCCGCTGGCCAACGCCGCCACCAGCGTCATGTACGAGGGCACGCCCGACTACCCGGACAAGGACCGCTGGTGGGACATGATCGAGCGCTACGGGGTGTCGATCCTGTACTGCGCCCCGACGGCCATCCGCACCTTCATGAAATGGGGGACCGAGTACCCCGACCGCCACGACCTGTCGAGCCTGCGCGTGCTCGGCTCGGTCGGTGAGCCGATCAACCCCGAGGCGTGGGTCTGGTACTGGCAGAACATCGGTGGGGGCCGCTGCCCGGTCGTCGACACGTGGTGGCAGACCGAGACGGGCGGGATCATTATCTCCCCGCTGCCCGGAGCGACCGTGCTCAAGCCCGGCTCGGCCACCTTCCCGTTGCCGGGAATGGAGGCGGAGGTCGTCGACGACGACGGCAACCGGGTCGAGAAGGGCGGCGGGTACCTGACGCTCACCCGGCCGTGGCCGGGGATGCTCCGGGGCATCTACGGGGACCCCGAGCGCTACCGGGAGACGTACTGGAGCCGGTTCCCGGGCCGGTACTTCGCGGGGGACGGGGCCAAGCTCGACGACGAGGGCTACTTCTGGCTCCTCGGCCGCGTCGACGACGTGATGAACGTGTCCGGCCACCGGGTGTCGACGACCGAGGTGGAGTCGGCTCTGGTCGACCATCCGACGGTCGCCGAGGCGGCGGTGGTGGGCGCCAACGACGCCACCACCGGGCAGGCCATCATCGCCTACGTCACGCTCAAGTCGGGGGAGCAGCCGTCCGACGAGCACGGCCAGCTGCTGCGCAAGCACGTGGCCGAGCGCATCGGTCCCATCGCCCGGCCCAAGACCATCATCTTCACCGAGGACCTGCCCAAGACCCGCAGCGGCAAGATCATGCGGCGCCTCCTGCGCGACGTGGCCGAGGGCCGGGACCTCGGAGACACCACGACCCTGGCGGACCCGGCGGTGGTCGAGGAGATCCGGCAGCGGGCGGCCACCGGGCCGACGGAGGAGTGAGCGACCGGCGCCTGCCGGACAACTGGCGCTGGAACACCTCGCCGGTGGCCGGACCGGCGGTGATCTTCGACATCGACGGGGTGCTCTCCGACGCCGCCAGCCGGCAGCACTACCTCGAGTCGGGCCGGCGGGACTGGGACGCCTTCTTCGACGCCTGCGGGGACGACCCCCTGATCGAGGAGGTGGCCATCCTCCTCAGCCTCCTCGAGCCCAAGCTCGCCATCATCCTGCTCACCGCCCGGCCCCTGCGGGTCCGGCCCCAGACCCTCGCCTGGCTCGAGCGCTACGGGTTGCGTTGGGACCTGTTGATCATGCGGGACCTGGGGGACTTCCGCTCGGCGCGCTCGTTCAAGCAGTTCACGATCGAGGAGCTGCGGGAGCGGGGCATCGAGCCCCGACTGGCCTTCGAGGACGACCGCCGCAACCTCGAGATGTTCCGGGCCGAGGGAGTGCCGTGCGTCTACATCCACAGCGGATACTACGAATGAGCCCGGAACGATTCCGGCTCCGGTAGCGTTGATCCTGACGAGATGAGCCGGAACACGATCAAGACCTACGTCCTTCTGGCCGCCCTCGGCGGCATTCTCGTCCTGGTCGGGGCCGCCATCGGCCGGGGATCGGGGGCGGTGATCGGGCTCCTGTTCGGGCTGCTGCTCACCGGGGGCTCCTACTGGTTCTCCGACAAGCTGGCCATTGCCGCCGCCCGGGCCAAGCCGGTGAGCGAGGCGGAGATGCCCGAGTACTACCGGGTCGTCCGGGAGCTCACCCAACGGGCCGAGATCCCCATGCCCAAGCTGTACGTGAGCCCCGACATGCAGCCCAACGCCTTCGCCACCGGGCGCAACCCCCATCACGCCGCCGTGGCCGTGACCCAGGGCATCCTCCAGGTCCTCGACTGGGAGGAGCTGCGCGGCGTCCTGGCCCACGAGCTGTCGCATGTGCGGAACCGGGACATTCTGATCGGCTCGGTCGCGGCGGCCATCGCCATGGCCATCACGTTCGTGTCCCGGATGATGTTCTGGTTCGCGCCGGGAGACGACCGCAACAACCCCCTCGGGATCTTCGCCGTCCTGGCCGAGTTGCTCCTCGCCCCGATAGCCGCCTTCCTGCTGCAGATGGCGCTCACCCGGAGCCGGGAGTACGAGGCCGACCGCTCCGGCGCCCGGTTGATCGGGGACGGTGAGCCTCTGGCCCGGGCCCTGGCCAAGATCGAGGCCGGCGTCCGGTCGGTCCCGATGAGGGTCCAGCCCGCCGAGGCCAGTCTGTTCATCATCAACCCGCTGTCGGGCCGGAACATGAGCTACCGGACGCTGTTCATGACCCACCCGCCGACCGCCGACCGGATCGCCCGGCTGCGGTCAGGCGAGTGGCGCCACGAGCTCTAGATCCCCCGAGAGAGCGCTAGTCGCGGAAGTTCGTGAACTGGAGCGGGATCCCGAAGTCCCCGGACTTGAGCGAGGCGATCACCGCCTGCAGGTCGTCCCGCTTCTTGCCGGTCACCCGGACCTGGTCCCCCTGCGTCTGCGACGAGACCCCCTTGAGACCGAGGTCCTTGATGGCCTTGTTGATCTTGCGGGCGTGATCGGATGAGATGCCCGCCGACAGGGTGACCTCCTGACGCATGGTGTTCTTGGCCGCCTCTTCCGGCTTGCCGTAGGACAGCGCCTTGAGGGAGACCTCCCGGCGCACCAGCTTCTCCTCGAGCACCTGGATCACCGCCTTCAGGCGGTCCTCGGTGGCGGAGCGGAGGGTGAGGGTGTTGCCCGCCAGCTCGATGCTGGAGCCGGTGTCCTTGAAGTCGAACCGGGTGGTCACCTCCCGGCTCGCCTGGTCCACGGCGTTGCGGACCTCCTGCTCGTCGACCTCGGATACCACGTCGAAGCTCGGCATGTGCAGACGCTATCCTCCCCGGTTCCTGGGTCGGTGCCCGAGTGGACAAAGGGAGCAGACTGTAAATCTGCCGGCGCAGCCTTCGGAGGTTCGAACCCTCCCCGGCCCACCACCGCGCTGACCTGGGCATTCGTGGCATCTGCCCTCGGGTGCCCGGGCAGTCGTACCACCCGTCGTTCAACGACGCGGGACGGTCAGTACCGCTGCACCGTCCAGCGCAACCACGCCACCTTGAGCCGGCGCGGTGCCGGGGCCGGGGCGCCGGTGATGTCCGGCAGGGCCTCGGTCCCCACATCCTCGACGGCCCGGCGGTGGTGATGCAGCAGTGAGTGCGTCTCGTCCGGGCTCAGCTTCTGGCGCGCGCCGAGCTTCAGGACGGCGCGCTGCTCGTTGACCACGACCGCGGCCCAGTCCGAGCCGCGCCGGACGCGGTGCACCGGCAACCGCCGCTGGCGATCCTGCAGCGCGGCCCACGCGTCGGCGGGAAGATCCTCGATGCTCAGCGCGGACCGGTCGGCGCTCCCCGCCGGTGGCAGGGGGTCAAGGGTCACGGTGCCGTACTCGTCGGGAAGGCCGAGCAGGCGCAGGGCCGCCTGGCGGAGGCGGTCGGAGTCGGGCCCCATCCGGGCCAACGCCGCCACCACCGACGGGCTGTGCTGGTCCACGAGCACGACCAGCAGGTCCTCCGGCCCGGCCCGGGTCCCCCGCTTGGCCGCCCAGGCCCCGGCGCTCGAGACGGCCTGGCGGGACATCGAGTCGAAATGGATGACCGGTCCGGGGGGCGGCTCGGCCCGGGCCCGCCCCTTCGGGGCCGCCGGGGCGTGGGCCACCGCCGCCATCTCGCCGAGGGGCCCCGACACCTCGAGGACGGCCGCCAGCAGGTGGGCCGGGCCCACCGCTCCCGAGCGGGCCAGCTCCCCGGCGCGCTCGATGGCGGCCACCCCCCGCTCGGAGAACTGTTGGTACGGCACGCGGTCAGCCTCCCATCCTTGCCTCACCCCTGATCCTCACAGGAGGCTCCCAGGCAGCCGGGGGCGGGCGCTCAGGCCCGGGACCGACAATGGGGAGGTGGCAGATGTGGTTGGCACGAGCTGCGCCTCCTGCTCCTGTCGTACCCGGACGTCATGGCGGCCCTGGTGGCCCTGGCGTTGATCGTGGCGGCGGGGATCACGTCCATGCGCTGGGCCCGGGCGCGCGAGCGCTACGAGACCTGGTGGTCGATCCACCTGTACCTCTACCTGGCGCTGGCGCTCTCCCTGGCCCACCAGATCGCCAACGGCCAGTCCTTCGTCGGCCATCCGGTGACCATCGGCTTCTGGAGCGCGCTGTGGGCGGCCACGGCCGGCACCGTCCTCGCCTTCCGCTTCCTCCTTCCGATCGGGCGCAGCCTCTTCCACCGCCTGCGCGTGGTCTCGGTCCGCGAGGAGGCGCCCGGCGTCGTCTCGATCGTCTGCGCCGGGCGTCACCTCGACCGCCTGGCGTTCTCGGGTGGCCAGTTCTTCCGTTGGCGTTTCCTCCGGTCGGGACTTTGGTGGCAGGCCCATCCGTACTCGCTGTCCGCCCTGCCCCGCCCGCCCTACATCCGGGTGACGGTCAAGGGGCTGGGGGACCAGTCGGCCGCCGTGGCCCGGATCCCGCCCGGCACCCGCGTGTGGATCGAGGGACCGTACGGCGCCTTCACCCACCACGCCCGGCGCACCGACAAGGTGCTGCTCATCGGCCCCGGCGTCGGTGTCACGCCCCTCCGGGCCATCCTCGAGGAGCTCCCCCCTCAAGTCGACGTCACCGTCGTCCTGCGCTCGTCGACACCCGAGCAGGCGGTGCTGGCGGGTGAGATGCAGGCCCTGGTGACGGCGCGCCGCGGCCGCATGGTGAGCGTCACCGGGTCCCGCCAGCAGGTGGCCGTCGACCGCCAGACGCTCCTGGGACCGTGCCCGACGTGGCCGAGCGGGACGTGTACGTGTGCGGTCCGGACGGATTCGCCGACCTGGTGGTGGCCGCCGCCGGCCGGGCCGGCGTGCCCCGCTCGCGCATCCACCGGGAGGTGTTCGCCTTCTGATGAGACGCGGCCCGATCGTCGTCGCCGCCACCGGAGCGGGGCTGGCCGCCCTGCTCAGCTTCCACACCACGTCCCTGTCGGGACCGACCGGGCCCCTCGTGTCGGCGACGGGGCCGGGCACAACCGGCTCCGGGACCGCCGGCCCACCGGACACGGCGCCAACCACTGCGCCCACCACTGCGTCGACCACCGCCCCCACCACGACCACCCAGGCGGCGCGCCGGGCCAACGGTGACGACGTCGAGTACCGGTACGGGCAGCTCGAGCTGCAGGTGACGGTCGAGGCGGGCGGGATCAGCGACATCGAGCCGGCGGTCGACGAGGCGACCGACCCGCGCTCGGCCCAGATCAACGACCAGGCCATCCCCTACCTGCGGGACCAGGCGCTGCAGGCCCAGAGCGCCCACCTCGACGGCGTCTCGGGCCCGACCTATACGAGCGACGCCTATGCGCAGTCCCTGCAGGCGGCCCTGGACAAGCTGGGCTGGAACAAGTGAGCCCGGCGCGCCGAGGGGTGGTCAAGCGCCAGGTCGCGGTGATGGGCACCGTCGTCTCGTTCGACGTGCGGCCGGGCGCGGCCCCGGCTGCGGCGGTGCACGTGGCGCTGGCCCGGGCCGTCGCCTCGCTGCACCGCGTCGACCACGTGCTCAGCACGTCGAAGCCGGACAGCCCCCTAAGCCGGCTGCGCCGGGGGGAGATCGGTCCCGAGGACGCCCCGCCCGAAGTGGCCGCCGTGCTCGAGCTGTGCGCCCGGGCCCGGACCGCCTCGGGCGGCTGGTTCGATCCGTGGGCCGCCCCGGGCGGCGTGGACCCGACCGGGTTGGTCAAGGGATGGGCCGCCGGGCGGGCCCTCGACCACCTGCGGCGCACGCCCGGCCTGGCCGGGGCCATGGTCAACGCCGGCGGGGACGTGGCGTGCTGGGGCCGTCCCGCCGCCGGCCGGGCCTGGCGCATCGGGGTGCGCAGCCCCGACGACGCCGGGGTCGTGCTGGCCGTGGTGGAGGGCGTGGCGGCGGTGGCCACCTCCGGCACCTACGAGCGGGGCCCGCACCTGTTCCGCCCGGACCGGCCACTCGCGCCCGCCGGCGGCGTACCTGTGGTCTCCGCCACCGTCACCGGTCCCGAGCTGTGGATGGCCGACGCCCTGGCGACCGGGCTGGCCGCCGGCGGGACCGCCGGGCTGGACGCGGTCGAGACGCTCGAGGGCTACGAGGCGCTCGTCGTGGACGCATCGGGGCAGACGAGGGCCACCAGGGGGAGTCCGGCCGAGGTGGTGGCGGCGCCTGCCGCGTAGGCTCTGGCCATGCCGACGGATCGCCGACCCCTCCAGTACCCCACGTTCGACAGCACCGACGAGGAGCGCCGGCACCGCAAGCAGCGCCTGGCGGCGTCGTTCCGCCTGTTCGGGCAGTTCGGGTTCGACGAGGGTGTGGCCGGCCACATCACCGCCCGCGATCCCGAGCGGGTCGACCACTTCTGGGTCAACCCCTTCGGGATGAGCTTCCGGCAGATCCGGGTGAAGGACCTGATCCTGGTCAACGACCGGGGGGACGTCGTCGAGGGGGACTGGCCGGTGAACGCGGCCGCCTTCGCCATCCACTCCCAGGTGCACGCCGCCCGCCCCGACGTCATCGCCGCCGCCCACGCCCACTCGCTGCACGGCAAGGCGTGGTCGTCCCTGCGCCGGCCCCTCGATCCGCTCACCCAGGACGCCTGCGCCTTCTACGGGGACCACGCCGTGTTCGACGACTACACCGGCGTCGTGCTCGATCTCGAGGAGGGCAAGCGGATCGCCCACGCCCTGGGCGGGAACAAGGCCGTCATCCTCTCCAACCACGGCCTTCTGACCGTCGGCCAGACCTCGGTGGACGAGGCGGCGTGGTGGTTCATCACCATGGAGCGCACGTGCCAGGCCCAGCTCCTCGCCGAGGCGGCGGGCAAGCCGGTGCTGATCGACGCCGATCAGGCGGCCAAGACGAAGCTCCAGGTGGGTGAGCCCCTGGGCGGGTGGGTGTCGTTCCAGCCCCTGTACGACTGGATCGTGTCGATCCAGCCCGACCTGCTCGACGAGTAGAACCCGCTCTCCGGTCTTGTCACCCATGCGATTCGGGCTCGACGTCGCCCAGCAGCGGATGCCGTGGGACGAGGTGGTCAGCCGGGTCCGCTTCGCCGAGGATCTCGGATTCGACGGCGCCTGGGGCTTCGACCACTTCCAGCCGATGTACGGGGAGGGGCCGGGGGAGACCTTCGAGGGCATGACGACCCTGGCCGCCCTGGCGGGGGCGACCACACGGATCCGTCTCGGCCTGCTGGTCACCGGAGTCACCTACCGCCATCCGTCGGTCCTCGCCTCCCAGGCCCTGACCATCGACCACGCCTCGCACGGCCGCCTCGAGCTCTCCCTCGGCGCCGCCTGGTTCGACCAGGAGCACACCGAGCTCGGGATCGACTTCCCCCCGACCAGCGTGCGGTTCGACCTCCTCGAGGACGCCCTGGAGATCGTGACGCGCCTGTTCACCGGGGACACGGTGTCCTACGAGGGCCGGGTCGTCTCGCTCCGGGCCGCCCGGCTGGGACCGCTGCCGGTCCAGCGGCCCCACCCGCCCATCTGGATCGGGGGGAACGGGCCCCGGCGGACGCTGCCCCTGGTGGCCCGCTTTGCCGACGTCTGGCACGCGTGGGGGACCCCGAACGGGCTGCAGGAGCTGAACGGGCGGCTGGATCGCCTGGCCGAGGAGGCGGGCCGGGACCCGTCCTCGATCATGCGGGCCGGCTCGCTGTCGCTCGACGACCTCGACACCGCCCGGAAGCACGCCGCCAAGTGGCGCGACGCCGGCTACGGCTACCTCGTCTGCGGCTGGCCCGACGCCGGCCGGGCCCAGGTCGAGCGGTTCGCCCGCGAGGTCCTGCCCGAGCTGTCCGGCTGACCGGCGGCCGGGGTCACCGCCCTCCGGCGCCCCCGGGATCGAGGCTCATCGTCATGAACGTGTTGTACGGGCTGTCGGCGTAGTCGGCAAACGGCCCGCACGGCTCGAAGCCCATGTTGCCGTAGAGCGTCCGGGCAGCGACGAAGTCCTCGGTCGTTCCCGTCTCCAGGCTCACCCGGCGGTAGCCGGCCCCCCGGGCGAAGCTCAAGATGTGCTCGACCATCGCCCTGCCCACCCCCTGGCCGCGCCGGGTCTGGCGGGTGTGCATCGACTTGAGCTCGGCGTGATCGCCGTCCAGGCGCTTCAACGCCGCCACCCCGACCAGCCATCCCGCCGACCGGGCGCCGAAGAAGGTCACGTCCGGCTGGGCCAGCTGGTCCACGTCCAGGGCAAAGGAGTACTCCGTCGGAGTCACCTCCCGGGCGAAGGCCCGGTGGGCGGCCAGGAGCTCACGGACGTCGGCGGCCCGCGGGTCGTCGACGGCTATGTCGAGGTCCACGGGAGCAGTCTGGCCGAGTCCCGCCCTTCCGGGATGACCGCAGCGTCGCCACATATGATCGGCGCCCAGGTGACGCCTGGATGACTCCCTACATCGTCGGCGGGCTGGTGCTCGGTGGGGTCTACGCCATCTCCGCCGTCGGCCTCGTCATGACCTACGTGTCGTCGAAGGTGCTGAACTTCGCCCACGGCGCCATCGCCTTCTTCGTGGCCATGGCCTTCTACCAGTTCCACACCCGGTGGAGCTGGCCCCTACCCCTGGCCGCGGTGGTGGCCGTCGTCGTGCTGGCGCCGGCCCTCGGCCTGGTGCTCTGGCTGATTCTGGCCCGCAACCTGGCCCAGGCGAGCTCGGTGGTCATGCTCGTGACGACGATCGGCCTCTACGTGGCGTTCACCCCGCTCACCTTCCTGGTCTTCGGCAACCAGCCTGTGTTCGAGCCGCCGGGCCTGGCCGGCTCGAACGTGAGGGTGTTCCACCCCCTGGGCGTAGCCATCAACGAGAACCAGCTGATCGTCCTGCTCGGCACCATCGCCATCGGGGCCGGCCTGGTGGTGCTCCTGCGGCTCACCACCGCCGGGCTCATGATCCGGGCCGTCGTCGATTCGCCCGGTCTGAGCAGCTTGGCCGGCACCGACCCCCGGATCGTGGGAGCGGCGTCGTGGGCGCTCGGATGCATGCTGGCCGGGTTCTCCGGAGTGCTCCTCACCCCGCTCCTGGGGCTGCAACCGGCGGCGTTCACCCTGCTGGTCGTGGCGTCGCTGTCGGCCGTGGTGGCGGCCAGGCTGGTCAGCCTGCCGCTCGCCTTCGGGGGCGCCCTCCTCCTCGGGATCGTCCAGGAGCTGTCGGTGAAGTACGCGCCGTCGAGCGGGGTCCTCTCGGCCGGGCTCAGGCCCAGCCTCCCCTTCGCCCTGATGATCGTGTTCCTCCTGGCCTACGGGCTGCGGGGCCGGGGTCAGGCGATGGCGGTGCGGCGGGCCGTGACGCGTGCGGTGGTGGAGGTGGACGAGGCCCGCACCGCCGCCTGGGTGCGCCCGGTGGGATTCGGGGCCATCGTGGCGCTGGTCGTGCTGGCGAGCCTCGTGTTGCCGCAGTACTGGGTCGGGATCGTCGGCTCGGGTGTGTGCCTCGGCATCGCCCTCCTGTCGTACTCGGTCGTCACCGGGCAGGCCGGCGTGATCTCGCTCTGCCAGATCTCCTTTGCCGGGGTGGGCGCCATCACCACCGCCCAGCTGGCCAACAACGACCACTGGCCGGCGCTGATCGCCCTGGTCGTCGGAGGCCTGGTGGCCGTGCCGGTCGCGCTCGTGGTGGCCATGCTGGCGGTGCGGCTGGGAGACCTGTTCGTGGCCCTGGCCACCCTGGGCTTCGCCCTCCTCATGGACAACCTCGTGTTCCCGGTCAACCACTTCGACCAGGACGGAGCCGGGATGTCCGTCGATCGGCCGTCGCTCGGCCCCCTCCACTTCCTCGGGGACCGGTCGTTCCTCTACCTCGGCCTGGCCGTGTTCCTCCTGTTGGCGCTGCTCGTGCGCAACCTGCGCCGCTCGGGCACCGGGATGACGCTCGTGGCCATCCGCTCCAGCGAGACGGGGGTGGCCACGCTCGGCCTGTCGGTGGTGCGGGCCAAGCTGGTGGCCTTCGGGGTCAGCGGGTTCATCGCCGGCGTCGGCGGCGGCATGCTGGCGTTCTACGACCTGCGGGCCCGGCCCGCCCAGTTCGACACCCTCGACGGGATCATCTGGCTGGCGGTGGTGGTGACCCTGGGCGTGCGCACGAGCGTCGGTCCCCTCCTGGCGGGGATCCTCTACGCGGTGATCCCCGAGCTCATCGGGACGTGGAGCCTGCCCGAATGGGTGGGCCAGCTGCCCCCGCTCCTCTTCGGGCTCGGAGCGATCGGACTCGCCCGCGAGCCCCGCGGCGTGGTGGCCCAGACCTCCGACCAGTGGGTCCGGCTGGCCCAGCGGCTGCGGGCCGGGCCGCCCCCTCAGCAGGCCTCGGAGGCCGCCGTCTCGCTCAGGTAACGGGCCAGGACGTCGGCGCCGGCCTCCGAGCTCGGCCCGTGCCAGATGACCCGGCCCCGGCGCAGGATCAGGGCCCGGTCGGAGAACTGCAGGGCCCGGTGCACGAACTGCTCGATCAGCAGAACGGTCACGCCCTGCCGGCGGGCCTCGTCCAGGGTGGAGAAGATCGACTGCACGAGCCGGGGCGCCAGTCCGAGCGAAAGCTCGTCCGCGATCAGCAGCCGCGGAGGAGCGGCCAGCACCGGGGCCAGCGCCAGCATCTGCTGCTCCCCGCCCGACAGCGTCCCCGCCACCTGGCGCCGGCGGTCCCCCAGCACCGGCAGGGCCTCGTAGGCGCGGGCCACCGCCTCCCGCCGCTCCCGCGGGGAGCCGACCCGACGCAGGCGCATCCTGAGGTTGTCGGCCACCGATAGGCTGGGGAACACGCCCCGGCCCTCGGGGATGTGGGCCACGCCCAGGCGCCCGATCCGGTGGGCGCTCCAGGTCGTCACATCCTGGTCCCGCACCCGGACCGTCCCGCCGATCGGGCGGACCAGGCCGGACAGGGCCCCGGCCAGGGAGCTCTTGCCGGCTCCGTTGGGGCCGAGGATCGCCACGGCCTCGCCGGGGGCGACGTCGAGGTCCACCCCGAACAGGGCCTGGGCCCCGCCGTAGGAGACGCGCAGGTCCTGGGCCGATACCAGGGGCTCGACCCCGGTCCCGGTCAGAGGAGGACCTCGTCGCCGATGTAGGCCGCCCGCACCCTCGGATCCTCCCTGATCATGGCGGGGGGCCCGCTGGCGATCATCTCCCCGAAGTCCAACACGTCGACCCGGTCGCACATCCCGAGCACCAGGTCGAGGTCGTGCTCCACGAGCACGAGGGCCACCCCGCGCTGCTCGCGCGCCGACCGCAGGGTGGCCGCCAGCTGCTCGGTCTCGTGGACGTCGAGTCCCGACGAGGGCTCGTCGAGCAGGATCACCGCCGGGTCGGTGGCCAGGGCCCGACCCACCTCCACCAGCCGGCCCGTCCCGAGGGGGATGCTCCCGGCCCGACGGTCGGCCACGTCGCGCAGCCCGAGGACCCCCAGGAGATCCTCGACCTCGGCCGGCGTCGCCCGGGGGCCCCGCCCCAGCAGGTCCCGCCACAGCCGGGGCCGGGAGCGACGGGCGTGGTGGGCCAGGACGAGGTGCTCGCGGACGGTGAGATCGGAGAACAGCTCGGTCCGCTGGAAGGTGCGGGCCAGCCCGGCCCGGGCCCGCAGCTGGGGGCTGTCGCGGCTGACGTCCCGGTCCTGAAGCAGGACCGAGCCGGAGTCGGGGACGAGGATGCCCGACAGGACGCCGAACAGCGTGGTCTTGCCCGCACCGTTCGGCCCGACCAGCCCGACGATGGCGCGGGGGGGCACGGCCAGGCTGACCCCGTTGAGGGCCTTGAGACCCCCGAAGCGGACCGTGACCTCCCGGGCCTCGAGGATCAACTGGTGGGCTTGCCGCAGTACGGCTGGGGGCTGACCGGCACGAAGGCCTTACCCTCGGCCTGCACGAACCAGTTGCACAACCCCGAGTGGCCGAGGGACTTCGACTCGTCGATCGGGTTGACGAACCCACCGGCATCATAGGTGGTCTGGCGCAGCTTCTGGATGAAGCCGGAGCGGGTGGGACAGGAGCCGGCCGCCTCCAGTCCCTTGATGAACAGGTCGGCCGACAGCCAGGAGTACGCCGACACCTCCGAGATGGGGACCTTGGGCGCGTACTGGGCCATGGCCGACTTGAAGGTCTGGAATGCCGGTCGATTCAGCTCGAAGGGAGCGAACTGCACCAGGAAGTAGTCCCCGGCCACCAGGGGGCCGACGGCGCTGATCAGGCGCTGGTCGTAGCCGGTGGTCAACAGGATCACCGGGTGCAGGCCGGCCTGCTGGATGGCCCGCACCAGGGCCAGGTTGGTGGTCGGATCGAGCTCGGTCACGACGCCGTTGGTGCCCGCCGAACGCATCCGGGCCACGTCGGCGGTGAAGTCGCTCTGACCGAAGTTGATGCTGTTGGTCTGGTAGCCCACCTTCATCCCGATGGCCTTGGCGGCGGACGCCGTCCCCTGGCTCACCGAGATCGAGCCCGGATCGGTCCCGCCGAACAGGGCCAGGTTGGTTACCCCCTTGGTCTTGAGGAACCCGACGATGCTGGTGTTGGGGCTCTTGGCCGGGTTGGCGTCGATGCTCCCGGTGGCACCGAAGAAGTTGTTGTCCAGGGCGTAGGGATCCGATGCAGTGGCCCATCCGGTCACGGGGACCCCGCTCTGCTTGAGGTAGGTCCCGGACCCGCCCGGCTCGATGCTCATC
This DNA window, taken from Acidimicrobiales bacterium, encodes the following:
- a CDS encoding FMN-binding protein; the protein is MQVTVEAGGISDIEPAVDEATDPRSAQINDQAIPYLRDQALQAQSAHLDGVSGPTYTSDAYAQSLQAALDKLGWNK
- a CDS encoding class II aldolase/adducin family protein, translating into MPTDRRPLQYPTFDSTDEERRHRKQRLAASFRLFGQFGFDEGVAGHITARDPERVDHFWVNPFGMSFRQIRVKDLILVNDRGDVVEGDWPVNAAAFAIHSQVHAARPDVIAAAHAHSLHGKAWSSLRRPLDPLTQDACAFYGDHAVFDDYTGVVLDLEEGKRIAHALGGNKAVILSNHGLLTVGQTSVDEAAWWFITMERTCQAQLLAEAAGKPVLIDADQAAKTKLQVGEPLGGWVSFQPLYDWIVSIQPDLLDE
- a CDS encoding TIGR03560 family F420-dependent LLM class oxidoreductase; the encoded protein is MRFGLDVAQQRMPWDEVVSRVRFAEDLGFDGAWGFDHFQPMYGEGPGETFEGMTTLAALAGATTRIRLGLLVTGVTYRHPSVLASQALTIDHASHGRLELSLGAAWFDQEHTELGIDFPPTSVRFDLLEDALEIVTRLFTGDTVSYEGRVVSLRAARLGPLPVQRPHPPIWIGGNGPRRTLPLVARFADVWHAWGTPNGLQELNGRLDRLAEEAGRDPSSIMRAGSLSLDDLDTARKHAAKWRDAGYGYLVCGWPDAGRAQVERFAREVLPELSG
- the acs gene encoding acetate--CoA ligase; translation: YLENRTFPPSDDFRGRALVTDRALHQEADADWLSFWDRQARTLDWFEPWSEVLEWDLPFSKWFVGGKLNVAHNCLDRHVADGLGDRVAYFWEGEPGDTRTITYAELLREVCRFANVLKSLGVRRGDRVAVYMPMIPELPVTMLACARIGAAHSVVFGGFSADALRGRINDAEAKVVVTADGGFRRGAASPLKPNVDVALAETPTVESVVVVCRTRQDVQMVDGRDHWWHDLMEAPPDECPAEPLDSEELLYLLYTSGTTARPKGIMHTTGGYLTHVSVTHRYVFDLHPEVDVYWCAADIGWVTGHSYIVYGPLANAATSVMYEGTPDYPDKDRWWDMIERYGVSILYCAPTAIRTFMKWGTEYPDRHDLSSLRVLGSVGEPINPEAWVWYWQNIGGGRCPVVDTWWQTETGGIIISPLPGATVLKPGSATFPLPGMEAEVVDDDGNRVEKGGGYLTLTRPWPGMLRGIYGDPERYRETYWSRFPGRYFAGDGAKLDDEGYFWLLGRVDDVMNVSGHRVSTTEVESALVDHPTVAEAAVVGANDATTGQAIIAYVTLKSGEQPSDEHGQLLRKHVAERIGPIARPKTIIFTEDLPKTRSGKIMRRLLRDVAEGRDLGDTTTLADPAVVEEIRQRAATGPTEE
- a CDS encoding FAD:protein FMN transferase, which codes for MSPARRGVVKRQVAVMGTVVSFDVRPGAAPAAAVHVALARAVASLHRVDHVLSTSKPDSPLSRLRRGEIGPEDAPPEVAAVLELCARARTASGGWFDPWAAPGGVDPTGLVKGWAAGRALDHLRRTPGLAGAMVNAGGDVACWGRPAAGRAWRIGVRSPDDAGVVLAVVEGVAAVATSGTYERGPHLFRPDRPLAPAGGVPVVSATVTGPELWMADALATGLAAGGTAGLDAVETLEGYEALVVDASGQTRATRGSPAEVVAAPAA
- a CDS encoding zinc metalloprotease HtpX, which encodes MSRNTIKTYVLLAALGGILVLVGAAIGRGSGAVIGLLFGLLLTGGSYWFSDKLAIAAARAKPVSEAEMPEYYRVVRELTQRAEIPMPKLYVSPDMQPNAFATGRNPHHAAVAVTQGILQVLDWEELRGVLAHELSHVRNRDILIGSVAAAIAMAITFVSRMMFWFAPGDDRNNPLGIFAVLAELLLAPIAAFLLQMALTRSREYEADRSGARLIGDGEPLARALAKIEAGVRSVPMRVQPAEASLFIINPLSGRNMSYRTLFMTHPPTADRIARLRSGEWRHEL
- a CDS encoding YajQ family cyclic di-GMP-binding protein — encoded protein: MPSFDVVSEVDEQEVRNAVDQASREVTTRFDFKDTGSSIELAGNTLTLRSATEDRLKAVIQVLEEKLVRREVSLKALSYGKPEEAAKNTMRQEVTLSAGISSDHARKINKAIKDLGLKGVSSQTQGDQVRVTGKKRDDLQAVIASLKSGDFGIPLQFTNFRD